The Amaranthus tricolor cultivar Red isolate AtriRed21 chromosome 6, ASM2621246v1, whole genome shotgun sequence genome has a segment encoding these proteins:
- the LOC130815372 gene encoding protein ANTAGONIST OF LIKE HETEROCHROMATIN PROTEIN 1-like codes for MEISSFPVIPPEDLTQFYSSPYPELHNSSPSHSPLKKLRTDIQTDFLDVDLNDYKESNPSAIKDFLSSLFTMEEEHIDTHQFLQFQNPQNSYYSNSNVSNEQLNKVEVVQPKQKNKRPRNSSPVPGDPSTAPVTHQRRLWVKDRSKDWWEKCSHPDFPEEEFKKSFKMSKATFNMICDELDPVITKKDTMLRAAIPVHQRVAVCIWRLATGEPLRLVSKRFGLGISTCHKLVLEVCSAIKTVMMPRFVQWPDEANLAEIKTKFESISGIPNVGGSIYTTHIPIIAPKVNVGAYFNKRHTERNQKTSYSITVQGVVDPNGIFTDVCIGWPGSMPDDKVMEQSALFQRATHGALNNVWMVGNSGYPLMDWMLVPYTHQNLTWTQHTFNEKIEEIQKVAKDSFYRLKKRWGCLQKRTEVKLQELPGVLGACCVLHNICEMRNEGIEPETDDSFELFDDEIVPENPVRSAAAVQARDHIAHSLLHHGHAGPSFF; via the coding sequence ATGGAAATCTCTTCTTTTCCTGTTATTCCTCCTGAAGATTTAACCCAATTTTACTCTTCCCCTTACCCAGAACTCCATAACTCTTCCCCTTCTCATTCTCCTCTCAAAAAACTTCGTACTGATATTCAAACTGATTTTCTGGATGTTGATTTGAATGATTATAAAGAATCAAACCCATCCGCCATTAAAGACTTCCTTTCTTCTCTGTTTACAATGGAGGAAGAACATATAGATACCCACCAATTTTTGCAGTTTCAGAATCCTCAAAACAGTtattattcaaattcaaatgtCAGTAATGAACAATTAAATAAAGTAGAAGTAGTTCAACCCAAACAGAAAAACAAACGCCCTCGAAATTCAAGCCCTGTACCCGGAGATCCATCTACTGCTCCGGTAACCCATCAGAGGAGGTTATGGGTTAAGGATAGATCCAAAGATTGGTGGGAAAAATGCAGTCATCCTGATTTCCCAGAAGAGGAAttcaaaaaatcatttaaaatgaGTAAAGCTACATTCAACATGATTTGTGATGAATTAGACCCAGTAATTACCAAAAAGGATACCATGTTGCGAGCAGCAATACCCGTTCATCAACGGGTCGCTGTCTGTATATGGCGGTTAGCTACCGGAGAACCGCTTCGACTCGTTTCAAAACGGTTCGGGTTAGGGATTTCAACCTGCCATAAACTTGTATTAGAAGTCTGTTCCGCCATTAAAACTGTAATGATGCCGAGGTTTGTTCAATGGCCTGATGAAGCAAACTTAGcagaaatcaaaacaaaatttgaatccATTTCTGGAATCCCCAACGTTGGAGGATCCATTTACACAACCCATATACCCATCATCGCTCCGAAAGTGAATGTCGGAGCTTATTTCAACAAACGCCATACAGAACGTAACCAGAAAACAAGTTACTCCATTACAGTACAAGGTGTGGTGGATCCAAACGGTATTTTTACCGATGTTTGTATCGGGTGGCCCGGATCCATGCCCGACGACAAAGTTATGGAGCAATCCGCTTTGTTTCAACGGGCTACCCATGGAGCATTGAACAATGTATGGATGGTGGGTAATTCGGGTTACCCGTTAATGGATTGGATGTTAGTACCATATACCCATCAAAATCTAACATGGACCCAACATACATTCAACGAGAagattgaagaaattcaaaagGTAGCTAAAGATTCATTTTATAGATTGAAGAAAAGATGGGGATGTTTACAGAAAAGGACTGAAGTTAAATTACAGGAATTGCCAGGGGTTTTAGGAGCTTGTTGTGTTCTTCATAATATTTGTGAAATGAGGAATGAGGGAATCGAACCCGAGACCGATGATTCGTTTGAGCTTTTTGATGATGAGATTGTACCGGAAAATCCGGTAAGATCGGCGGCTGCTGTTCAAGCTAGAGATCATATTGCTCATAGTTTGTTGCACCATGGCCATGCTGGCCCTTCTTTTTTTTAG